A single region of the Candidatus Deferrimicrobiaceae bacterium genome encodes:
- a CDS encoding ATPase, T2SS/T4P/T4SS family, with product MAKKRLGELLVETGLISEKDLNRLLSEQKFRRGKLGEFIVSQGLATEVEIAQALSIQLGIPMVDLQNTPIEPSATEIIGEKVARKHLIMPLQLIHKELHLAMADPLSFEALEDVRFASGFAIKAFIATRTDILWAIDQHYHLGASIDNIFKDIQDERSVEVIQDRGRNDGADVEDLVKKSEAAPIIRMVNALIAEAIDSGASDIHVEPAKHNLVVRNRVDGMLRKTQELPKWVQGAVISRLKIMAKLDIAEKRLPQDGRIGVKIGAKSLDLRVSTIPATYGEKVVIRVLDSSSAQMPMEQLGFGEDDLRMLTNMAKSPQGIMLVTGPTGSGKSTTLYGLLNRVRTVTRNITTVEDPIEYELDGLTQVAVQEKIGLTFASMLRAMLRQDPDVIMVGEMRDAETANIAIQAALTGHLVLSTIHTNSTAATITRLRNLGLPSFLIASSILGILAQRLVRVVCSKCKAETPPTESERLRWGSALPKDVALYHGTGCPTCGGTGYKGRMGLYEIMPFTAQLRDLITSNAPEGEIRHAAVGRGMKTLSQVGMEKVRAGLTTLEELGRVLDNDDEFSTFCPHCQMPVGSDFLLCPACGTSIVSSCRECKKVLSPEWNFCPYCRAPVVDKPPARASSAAPV from the coding sequence ATGGCAAAAAAGCGCTTGGGCGAGCTGCTCGTAGAAACAGGACTCATTTCCGAGAAGGACCTGAACCGGCTCCTGTCCGAGCAGAAGTTCCGCCGGGGGAAGCTGGGCGAGTTCATCGTCTCCCAGGGATTGGCCACCGAGGTCGAGATTGCCCAGGCGCTCTCCATCCAGCTCGGCATCCCGATGGTCGACCTGCAGAACACCCCGATCGAACCGAGCGCGACCGAGATCATCGGCGAGAAGGTCGCCCGCAAGCACCTCATCATGCCGCTCCAGCTCATCCACAAGGAGCTGCACCTGGCGATGGCCGACCCGTTGAGCTTCGAGGCGCTCGAGGACGTCCGGTTCGCATCGGGCTTCGCCATCAAGGCGTTCATCGCCACGCGCACCGACATCCTCTGGGCGATCGACCAGCACTACCACCTCGGGGCCTCGATCGACAACATCTTCAAGGATATCCAGGACGAGCGGAGCGTCGAGGTCATCCAGGACCGGGGCAGGAACGACGGCGCCGACGTCGAAGACCTGGTCAAGAAATCGGAAGCCGCCCCGATCATCCGGATGGTCAACGCGCTCATCGCCGAGGCGATCGACAGCGGGGCCTCCGACATCCACGTCGAGCCGGCCAAGCATAATCTCGTCGTCCGGAACCGGGTCGACGGCATGCTCCGGAAGACCCAGGAGCTGCCCAAGTGGGTGCAGGGGGCGGTGATCTCCCGCCTGAAGATCATGGCCAAGCTCGACATCGCCGAGAAGCGGCTGCCGCAGGACGGCCGGATCGGCGTCAAGATCGGCGCCAAGTCGCTCGACCTGCGCGTCTCGACCATTCCCGCGACCTACGGCGAGAAGGTGGTCATCCGGGTCCTCGACTCCTCCTCCGCACAGATGCCGATGGAACAGCTCGGTTTCGGCGAGGACGACCTCCGGATGCTGACGAACATGGCCAAGTCCCCCCAGGGCATCATGCTCGTCACCGGCCCCACGGGGTCGGGCAAGTCGACCACGCTCTACGGATTGCTCAACCGGGTGCGAACCGTCACGCGCAACATCACGACGGTCGAGGACCCGATCGAATACGAGCTCGACGGCCTGACGCAGGTGGCGGTCCAGGAGAAGATCGGGCTGACGTTCGCCAGCATGCTGCGCGCCATGCTCCGCCAGGACCCCGACGTCATCATGGTCGGCGAGATGCGCGACGCCGAGACGGCCAACATCGCGATCCAGGCGGCGCTCACCGGGCATCTGGTGCTCTCGACCATTCACACCAACAGCACCGCGGCGACGATCACCCGGCTGCGCAACCTGGGGCTCCCGTCCTTCCTGATCGCCTCCTCGATCCTCGGCATCCTGGCCCAGCGGCTCGTCCGCGTCGTCTGCTCCAAGTGCAAGGCCGAGACGCCGCCGACCGAGAGCGAACGTCTCCGCTGGGGATCGGCGTTGCCGAAGGACGTCGCGCTCTATCACGGAACCGGTTGCCCGACGTGCGGCGGGACGGGATACAAAGGGCGGATGGGGCTCTACGAGATCATGCCGTTCACGGCGCAACTGCGGGACCTGATCACGTCGAACGCGCCCGAGGGCGAGATCCGCCATGCGGCCGTGGGGCGCGGCATGAAGACGCTCAGCCAGGTGGGCATGGAAAAGGTGCGGGCGGGGCTCACGACGCTCGAGGAGCTGGGGCGGGTGCTCGACAACGACGACGAATTCTCGACCTTCTGCCCGCACTGCCAGATGCCCGTGGGCAGCGATTTTCTGCTGTGCCCGGCATGCGGGACCTCGATCGTATCCTCATGCCGCGAATGCAAGAAGGTCTTGTCGCCCGAATGGAACTTCTGCCCCTATTGCCGCGCGCCGGTCGTCGACAAACCGCCGGCGAGGGCGTCGTCCGCCGCCCCGGTCTGA
- a CDS encoding oligopeptide/dipeptide ABC transporter ATP-binding protein, which yields MTSPLLSLQGLFKHFPVRRTFFSNETVSVKAVDGVSLDVPAGKTVGLVGESGCGKTTLGRLAIRLIDPDAGKIEFEGQDITTLSGEALRRLRLGMQIVFQDPYSSLNPRMRVRDIVGEGWLVHGIARGAELRERAERLLLRVGLPADAAGKYPHEFSGGQRQRIGIARAVALSPKLVVADEPVSALDVSVQAQILNLMRDLQDADGMAYLFVSHDLRVIRHMCDTVAVMYLGVIVERAPAAELFREPLHPYTRSLLSAAPMAAGEKRERIVLSGEIPSPTHVPPGCRFHTRCFMAKPSCREVVPTLDDRGGDRFVACPWV from the coding sequence ATGACCTCCCCGCTCCTCAGCCTCCAGGGACTCTTCAAGCATTTCCCGGTTCGCCGCACTTTCTTTTCGAACGAGACGGTTTCGGTCAAGGCGGTCGACGGGGTGTCGCTCGACGTTCCCGCCGGCAAGACGGTCGGGCTGGTGGGCGAGTCGGGCTGCGGCAAGACGACGCTGGGGCGGCTGGCAATCCGGTTGATCGATCCCGACGCGGGGAAGATCGAGTTCGAGGGGCAGGACATCACGACGCTGTCGGGCGAGGCGCTGCGGCGGCTGCGGCTGGGGATGCAGATCGTTTTCCAGGACCCGTACTCGTCGCTCAACCCCCGGATGCGGGTGCGCGATATCGTCGGCGAGGGGTGGCTGGTGCACGGGATCGCGCGCGGGGCCGAGTTGCGCGAGCGCGCCGAGCGGCTGCTGTTGCGGGTGGGGCTTCCGGCCGATGCGGCGGGCAAGTATCCGCACGAGTTCTCGGGGGGGCAGCGGCAGCGGATCGGCATCGCCCGCGCCGTTGCGCTCTCGCCCAAGTTGGTGGTGGCCGACGAGCCCGTCTCGGCGCTCGACGTTTCGGTACAGGCCCAGATCCTCAACCTGATGCGCGACCTGCAGGATGCGGACGGGATGGCCTACCTGTTCGTCTCGCACGATCTGCGGGTGATCCGCCACATGTGCGACACCGTTGCCGTGATGTACCTGGGGGTGATCGTCGAGCGGGCGCCCGCGGCCGAGCTTTTCCGGGAGCCGTTGCATCCCTACACGCGCAGCCTGCTTTCGGCGGCGCCGATGGCGGCCGGCGAGAAGCGGGAGCGGATCGTCCTTTCGGGCGAGATCCCCAGCCCGACCCACGTGCCCCCCGGCTGCCGATTCCACACCCGCTGCTTCATGGCGAAGCCTTCGTGCCGGGAAGTCGTCCCGACGCTCGACGACCGCGGCGGCGACCGTTTCGTCGCCTGCCCCTGGGTCTAA